From Candidatus Limnocylindrales bacterium:
TAACCGGAACATGACGAGACAGACCCAGTAACCGAAGATCAAACATGAAAGCAGCCCCCACCAGGGTAACAAAACCTACAATATGTACAATTTCTATGATGGGATAAAGCCATCGCCACTGCCGCATGGCTATGGCAAGGGCACTCGTTTCCAGCCAAATTAACCAGGCCGGACCTATCAGTTCATGCATTACCGTAACTCCGTGGTTTTCCCATCAATGGTAATCCGCTCTGCCCGCATTTCGTCTTCTACGGTACGATGGGGATAACCTACCACCGTAGCCGTCTTTCCGGGCTGAAGCATCTCTTTAGTGAGGCCCCGACGCTCCATGCGAGAGGGGGGTGCCAGGACAACCCGCCAAATTTTTTCAGATCCCGATTCTGTCACCTTTAATTTAACATATCCATGGGGATGCTCATAACCCGATTCCAGAATAGTCCCTGTAAAGTTCAAAGTCTTGCTATCGTCATATCCACTCCATCCATGATGGGCATGAGTTTCGGTGGCTCCTGTAATCAAGAAGAAGGCTATCGTCAGTATAAAAATCCCTTGTCTTGACATTTCTAACCTCCCT
This genomic window contains:
- a CDS encoding DUF6152 family protein, which produces MSRQGIFILTIAFFLITGATETHAHHGWSGYDDSKTLNFTGTILESGYEHPHGYVKLKVTESGSEKIWRVVLAPPSRMERRGLTKEMLQPGKTATVVGYPHRTVEDEMRAERITIDGKTTELR